One Candidatus Tumulicola sp. genomic window carries:
- the rpe gene encoding ribulose-phosphate 3-epimerase, translated as MTTARDGQPDRRLKVAPSLLSADFANIREQIALVERGGADYLHLDVMDGRFVPNITWGPKIIKDLRKLTRLTFDAHLMIVEPERYVDDFRAAGADIITVHWEATVHANRLMHHIKESGARAGLSINPATPLNVLEEILPYVDLLLIMSVNPGFGGQSYIESSTAKIAAARSMIDKRGLSVELEVDGGITLNNVAAVAKAGADTVVMGAGIFGTPAPDQTIGRVREACAR; from the coding sequence ATGACCACCGCTCGCGACGGGCAGCCTGATCGGCGCCTAAAAGTCGCACCGTCGCTGCTGTCCGCAGACTTCGCGAACATTCGCGAGCAGATCGCGCTGGTTGAACGCGGCGGAGCCGACTATCTCCATCTCGACGTGATGGATGGCCGCTTCGTCCCCAACATCACATGGGGCCCGAAGATCATCAAAGATCTGCGCAAACTCACCCGCCTGACCTTCGACGCCCATCTGATGATCGTCGAACCCGAACGCTACGTCGACGATTTCCGGGCCGCCGGCGCAGACATCATCACGGTCCACTGGGAAGCCACGGTGCACGCAAACCGCTTGATGCATCACATCAAAGAGTCCGGCGCACGTGCCGGGCTGTCGATCAATCCGGCGACGCCGCTCAACGTCCTCGAAGAGATTTTGCCCTACGTCGACCTGCTGCTCATCATGAGCGTCAACCCGGGCTTCGGCGGCCAGAGCTACATCGAATCTTCGACGGCGAAGATCGCTGCGGCGCGCAGCATGATCGACAAGCGCGGCCTCTCAGTCGAATTGGAAGTCGACGGCGGCATCACGCTCAACAACGTGGCGGCCGTCGCCAAAGCCGGCGCCGATACGGTCGTCATGGGGGCGGGCATTTTCGGCACGCCGGCGCCCGACCAGACGATCGGCCGGGTGCGCGAGGCATGCGCGCGCTAA
- a CDS encoding PASTA domain-containing protein, which yields MSDSDKPRRQKRVEAFALPPRRESRLGLYALPAAVVLLIVVVVWVVWAAFHWLEPSGNPVEVPKFVGLQFDEAGSVAERAHVSLRVVAHHNDDKALKGAVLGQFPAAGVRVREGRAIDVIVSDGPTTIATPNLSNLSLRDARVELANARLQLGTATQEHSTSVIAGTVTSQRPDPFTVVPIGTKVDVTIATGREGSYVPNFVGLSLTFVKSIAHEYHLTIDPPTYLPITPGARPKDTIVAQQPLPGQPLIPGERIALQVSKGPPATPTPRPTETPSPEPTAIPEQTPTPTPTPSPSPTSALPSPNEARTLRIAVQLPGSAKSKRVKVVLQDASGSRDLYDQMTTGGFTLSFDVTVTGAGTVETYVNGELVNSTPI from the coding sequence GTGAGCGATTCTGACAAACCGCGACGCCAGAAGCGCGTCGAGGCCTTCGCGCTGCCGCCGCGCCGCGAGAGCCGGCTGGGCCTCTACGCTCTTCCCGCGGCGGTCGTGCTGCTCATCGTGGTCGTCGTGTGGGTCGTCTGGGCGGCATTTCATTGGCTCGAACCCTCCGGCAACCCGGTCGAAGTGCCCAAGTTCGTCGGCTTGCAATTCGACGAGGCGGGGTCGGTCGCCGAGCGGGCCCACGTCAGCTTGCGCGTCGTGGCGCACCATAACGATGACAAAGCCCTCAAGGGTGCGGTCCTCGGCCAGTTCCCCGCCGCGGGCGTGCGCGTGCGCGAGGGCCGCGCGATCGACGTGATCGTTTCCGACGGACCGACGACGATCGCCACGCCGAACCTCAGCAACTTATCCCTGCGCGACGCGCGCGTCGAGTTGGCGAACGCGCGCCTGCAGCTCGGCACGGCTACGCAAGAGCACAGCACGAGCGTGATCGCCGGCACGGTGACGTCGCAGCGGCCCGACCCGTTCACGGTGGTTCCCATCGGCACGAAGGTGGACGTGACGATCGCGACGGGGCGAGAGGGATCGTACGTGCCGAACTTCGTGGGTCTGTCGTTGACCTTCGTGAAATCCATTGCGCACGAGTACCATCTCACCATCGATCCACCGACCTACTTGCCGATCACGCCAGGCGCGAGGCCCAAGGATACCATCGTGGCGCAGCAGCCGCTGCCCGGACAGCCGCTCATCCCCGGAGAGCGCATCGCGTTGCAGGTGAGCAAGGGCCCGCCGGCCACGCCGACGCCGAGGCCCACGGAAACGCCGTCGCCGGAGCCGACCGCGATTCCAGAACAAACGCCGACGCCGACGCCCACCCCAAGCCCCTCGCCGACCAGCGCGCTGCCCTCACCGAACGAGGCGCGAACCCTGCGCATCGCCGTTCAGCTGCCGGGTTCGGCCAAATCGAAGCGCGTGAAAGTGGTGTTGCAAGACGCATCGGGCTCGCGCGACCTGTACGATCAGATGACGACGGGCGGGTTCACGTTGTCGTTCGACGTCACCGTCACCGGCGCAGGCACGGTCGAGACCTACGTGAACGGCGAACTGGTGAACTCCACCCCGATTTGA
- a CDS encoding YebC/PmpR family DNA-binding transcriptional regulator has translation MSGHSKWHNIRLKKGKVDAQRGQLFTKLSKEIIVAARAGSPDPEANFRLKMAVAKARDNNMPMDNIKRAIARASGEGKSESFEEVRYEGYGPRGVAVIVEAVTDNRNRTASEMRYAFSRNGGNLGETGSVGWLFEQRGVIRIPRAGITEDQLLECAVADGVLDVKLEDQSAEIVTEPPALSDVRAMIERTLLGPRHLAVESAGLELVAKTQADVTREDAPAVLKFLDALEEHDDVTHVYSNADIPDAVLEALA, from the coding sequence ATGTCCGGACATTCCAAGTGGCACAACATCCGGCTGAAGAAGGGCAAGGTGGACGCGCAGCGCGGCCAGCTCTTCACGAAGCTCAGCAAGGAGATCATCGTGGCGGCGCGCGCCGGTTCGCCCGATCCTGAGGCCAACTTCCGCTTGAAGATGGCGGTCGCTAAAGCGCGCGACAACAACATGCCGATGGACAACATCAAGCGAGCCATCGCGCGGGCGAGCGGCGAGGGCAAAAGCGAGAGTTTCGAAGAGGTCCGCTACGAGGGCTATGGCCCGCGTGGCGTAGCGGTGATCGTCGAGGCGGTCACCGACAACCGCAACCGCACCGCCTCCGAGATGCGCTACGCGTTTTCGCGCAACGGCGGCAACCTCGGCGAAACAGGCTCGGTCGGATGGCTCTTCGAGCAGCGCGGCGTAATCCGCATCCCCCGCGCAGGCATCACCGAGGATCAGTTGCTCGAATGCGCGGTGGCGGACGGGGTGCTCGACGTCAAGCTCGAGGATCAGAGCGCGGAGATCGTGACCGAACCGCCCGCGCTAAGCGACGTGCGCGCGATGATCGAGCGGACCTTGCTCGGGCCGCGGCATCTCGCGGTCGAATCAGCCGGGCTCGAACTGGTCGCGAAGACGCAAGCGGACGTCACGCGCGAAGACGCCCCGGCCGTATTGAAATTCCTGGACGCGCTGGAGGAGCATGACGACGTGACGCACGTGTACTCCAACGCCGATATCCCCGATGCCGTGCTCGAAGCGCTGGCGTGA
- the rpmB gene encoding 50S ribosomal protein L28 codes for MAKRCDICGKGPAAGNNVSHSMRKTRRRWLPNLQSVRVKQAGSVKTMKVCTTCLKSNRVTRAA; via the coding sequence ATGGCCAAGCGATGCGATATTTGCGGCAAAGGGCCGGCGGCGGGCAACAACGTGAGCCACTCGATGCGCAAAACGCGCCGTCGCTGGCTGCCGAACCTGCAATCCGTGCGCGTGAAGCAAGCGGGATCGGTGAAGACCATGAAGGTCTGCACGACCTGCTTGAAATCGAACAGAGTCACCCGCGCCGCGTAA
- a CDS encoding glycosyltransferase family 2 protein, with amino-acid sequence MSLSVFFPAFNEEGIIEQTVRKAIAAVAPLESDFEVIVVDDGSKDATAQIVERLAAEDRRVRLIQHGVNKGYGAALRSGFAGARKEVIFFSDADGQFDLQELPQTLALLSSAPVVAGYRIKRSDPPHRLFIARTYRLIIRLVFGLRVRDIDCAWKMFRREALDGIELESNGAFISSELLIKLRRRNVSMVEIGVHHYPRTTGQSKGATVGVIMRTIRDILRLRFGLPLNPAPKPDGAKA; translated from the coding sequence GTGTCGCTTTCGGTGTTCTTCCCGGCGTTCAACGAGGAAGGCATTATCGAGCAGACCGTGCGCAAGGCGATCGCGGCGGTGGCTCCGCTCGAGAGCGACTTTGAGGTCATCGTAGTCGACGACGGCAGCAAGGATGCGACGGCTCAGATCGTCGAGCGCCTGGCCGCTGAAGATCGGCGCGTGCGCCTCATCCAGCACGGCGTCAACAAGGGTTATGGCGCGGCGCTGCGCAGCGGTTTTGCCGGCGCGCGCAAAGAGGTGATCTTTTTCTCCGACGCGGACGGACAATTCGATCTGCAAGAATTGCCCCAAACGCTTGCGCTGCTTTCAAGTGCGCCGGTGGTGGCCGGCTACCGCATCAAGCGCAGCGATCCGCCGCATCGCCTGTTCATCGCCAGGACGTATCGGCTTATCATTCGGCTCGTGTTCGGTTTGCGCGTCCGGGACATCGACTGCGCTTGGAAGATGTTCCGGCGAGAGGCGCTGGACGGCATCGAGCTGGAATCCAACGGCGCGTTCATCAGCTCCGAACTGCTCATAAAATTACGCCGGCGCAACGTGTCGATGGTCGAGATCGGCGTGCACCACTACCCGCGCACCACCGGACAGTCCAAGGGCGCGACCGTCGGCGTGATCATGCGCACCATCCGCGACATCTTGCGCCTGCGCTTCGGTTTGCCGCTGAACCCGGCGCCCAAGCCCGACGGCGCGAAAGCATGA
- the thiL gene encoding thiamine-phosphate kinase, translated as MRALKREALTEDDLVAAIAGALGESPRSLRVGIGDDAAVWKTKASHLSLVTTDMLVDGVHFRLHETSPQALGHKALAENLSDIAAMGGRPCVAVIALGITADVDEAWAREFYTGMAGLGRRTGCAIAGGDIVRAPVLTIAPTIVGEVRRSNLRTRAGARAGDVIVVTGPLGLAAAALRVSDARKTDTLRAESRALLMRAYFTPEPRLREGRFLGSRRAVHAMMDISDGLSTDVARMARASALDAHVDAASLSVHPAVAEAARAAGVDARSLTLDGGDDYELLVAVETRAYPHVARSFEAKFGRPLCAVGRFESGAGNVWLLDGDRREPLPRGGYDHFKKL; from the coding sequence ATGCGCGCGCTAAAGCGCGAGGCTCTAACCGAAGACGACCTCGTGGCGGCGATCGCCGGCGCGTTGGGCGAGTCTCCGCGATCGCTGCGCGTGGGGATCGGCGACGACGCCGCGGTGTGGAAGACAAAGGCAAGCCATCTTTCGCTCGTCACGACCGACATGTTGGTGGACGGCGTGCACTTCCGACTACACGAGACTTCACCGCAGGCGCTCGGTCACAAAGCGTTAGCCGAGAATCTTTCGGACATCGCCGCGATGGGCGGCCGGCCCTGCGTCGCGGTGATCGCTCTCGGCATCACGGCCGATGTCGATGAGGCATGGGCGCGCGAATTCTACACGGGCATGGCGGGGCTGGGCAGACGAACCGGATGCGCCATCGCGGGCGGCGATATCGTGCGCGCGCCGGTGCTGACGATCGCCCCGACGATCGTCGGAGAAGTGCGGCGCAGCAATCTGCGCACCCGGGCGGGCGCACGCGCCGGCGACGTCATCGTTGTCACGGGGCCGTTAGGGCTGGCTGCAGCGGCGCTGCGCGTATCGGATGCGCGAAAAACCGACACGCTGCGGGCGGAGAGCCGCGCGCTCTTGATGCGCGCTTACTTCACGCCGGAGCCGCGCTTGCGCGAGGGACGTTTCTTGGGATCGCGCCGCGCGGTGCACGCGATGATGGACATCTCCGACGGCTTGTCGACCGACGTCGCGAGAATGGCGCGCGCATCGGCGCTCGATGCGCATGTCGATGCCGCGTCGCTGTCGGTGCATCCTGCGGTCGCGGAGGCGGCACGCGCCGCAGGCGTTGACGCGCGTTCGCTCACGCTCGACGGCGGCGATGACTACGAATTGCTGGTCGCGGTGGAAACGCGCGCATATCCGCACGTCGCGCGCTCGTTCGAAGCGAAGTTCGGCCGGCCGCTTTGCGCGGTTGGACGATTCGAGAGCGGCGCCGGAAACGTGTGGCTGCTGGACGGCGATCGTCGCGAGCCGCTACCGCGCGGCGGCTACGATCACTTTAAAAAACTCTAG